One window from the genome of Chloroherpetonaceae bacterium encodes:
- a CDS encoding DUF5686 family protein, with the protein MNLNFVFFRPSNCSRKRLFQSVYTIFLLFVAGVWINSHSLSAQTAVDSLIIYGVVRDAETTLPLRGARIVIESTKQTARTNSSGIFKLVIPKGTQKAIISKAGYEELRAEVEIEMSDVCEYLLEPVNFNKDEFVVEVDPEDPITKLIRKTLERKAKQVDSIKTYSYTLYTKFITSADTVTANRSSGYGDTTIVFLFESYSRGYYEKPERYFNEIFQRRQSANVPPRANFVAFGTNINAYDDIVILLDQEIATPFHPNALEYYSFQPIDTIDARVAPHAIRFDIKPKTSYRPLFTGIVVIDTLHFTPIRVALQPSKTVRLPFDAALLYEQEFSLFEKKYIMPTQMRIEGSAETSFLWVINPRVDASIYTLAYNYSFNQPISNDLFSQRRVEATENSDKLDSAYWNPPVLPLSPTEAQAYQSIEMLIDNPDSAIGTNVVAQISNAINRSLGVFNRRPFSGIEDLFRYNRVHGAYFGVGFKELLLDERLRPEAKIGYGTSDNRFYYETGLTYSSDKSDFFSITAKYYDYLARRDFDYTVSSPLITLGSAIFKSDYGDYFYGKGLSLSSTFGFGQLQQVTRLIFQHPIQMTFFLKSETQRSAGVNTDFSLFGGGRPFRDNPSIIDGTMRSFGGELLFNYSPYRRIKNFGFQLRAEISKPSFLSSDFDFEQYFAAFLWRTVTLPLWRLDVRVQGGYSRGNVPPQRFFSLESALNGTGNTGLYRAMNIKEFYGDRFMMMTVEHNFGEVVPGLLRIPNVASFGLEFILTGGLGWSEFSSNTRNFTQTSLPATVSTDDRWYYEVGFGISRILLFLRFDVSARISQRQTPEFFFVLSTLGL; encoded by the coding sequence ATGAATCTCAATTTTGTTTTTTTTCGCCCCTCCAATTGCAGTCGTAAAAGACTCTTTCAATCGGTTTATACAATTTTTCTTCTTTTCGTTGCTGGTGTTTGGATAAACTCTCACTCTTTATCAGCACAAACAGCTGTTGATAGTCTTATCATTTATGGTGTTGTCAGAGATGCTGAAACCACCTTACCGCTTCGTGGAGCGAGAATTGTGATTGAATCAACGAAACAAACGGCACGAACAAACTCTTCCGGAATTTTCAAGCTTGTCATACCGAAGGGAACTCAAAAAGCCATTATTTCAAAAGCGGGATACGAGGAACTTAGAGCAGAAGTTGAAATCGAAATGTCTGATGTCTGTGAATATTTACTTGAGCCCGTCAATTTCAATAAAGATGAATTCGTTGTAGAGGTTGACCCCGAAGATCCCATCACCAAGCTGATCCGTAAAACACTGGAAAGAAAAGCCAAACAAGTTGATTCAATCAAAACCTATTCATACACCCTCTATACAAAGTTTATCACCTCAGCTGATACCGTAACTGCCAATAGATCAAGCGGATATGGGGATACCACTATTGTATTTTTATTTGAATCCTATTCTCGCGGGTACTATGAAAAACCCGAGCGTTACTTTAATGAAATTTTCCAACGAAGGCAATCAGCCAATGTTCCTCCAAGAGCAAACTTCGTGGCATTTGGAACAAATATTAATGCCTACGACGATATCGTTATTTTACTTGATCAAGAAATTGCAACACCTTTTCACCCCAATGCATTGGAATACTATTCCTTCCAACCCATCGATACCATCGATGCTCGTGTTGCGCCTCATGCAATCCGTTTTGACATAAAACCGAAAACATCTTACCGACCTCTTTTTACCGGCATCGTTGTTATTGATACCCTGCACTTTACACCAATTCGAGTTGCACTTCAACCCTCTAAAACAGTAAGGCTTCCGTTTGACGCAGCCTTACTCTATGAACAAGAGTTTTCTCTCTTTGAAAAAAAATATATCATGCCCACTCAAATGAGAATTGAAGGTTCAGCGGAAACTTCTTTTTTATGGGTCATTAATCCCCGTGTAGATGCATCCATTTATACTCTTGCGTATAATTATTCATTCAATCAACCGATTAGCAACGACCTCTTTTCTCAGCGGCGTGTTGAGGCAACAGAGAATTCAGATAAACTCGATAGTGCTTATTGGAATCCTCCTGTTTTACCACTTTCGCCCACTGAAGCACAAGCCTATCAATCGATTGAGATGTTGATCGATAATCCCGACTCTGCCATCGGAACCAATGTTGTTGCACAAATCTCCAATGCCATCAATCGCTCATTAGGCGTGTTTAATCGTCGCCCTTTTAGTGGCATAGAAGATTTATTTCGATATAACCGTGTTCACGGGGCTTACTTTGGCGTGGGTTTCAAAGAGTTATTACTGGATGAGCGGCTTAGACCTGAAGCAAAAATAGGTTATGGTACTTCAGATAACCGTTTCTATTACGAAACAGGGCTCACCTATAGTTCCGATAAATCCGATTTTTTTTCGATTACGGCAAAGTATTACGACTATTTAGCTAGAAGAGATTTTGACTATACTGTCTCTTCACCACTGATTACTTTAGGTTCTGCAATCTTTAAATCAGATTATGGGGATTACTTTTATGGAAAAGGTCTATCTCTTTCATCAACATTCGGTTTTGGACAACTTCAACAAGTTACACGATTAATCTTCCAACACCCGATTCAAATGACCTTTTTCCTTAAATCAGAAACTCAACGTTCTGCAGGAGTCAATACCGATTTTTCACTTTTTGGCGGCGGACGCCCTTTCCGCGATAACCCCTCCATTATTGACGGCACAATGCGCTCTTTTGGCGGTGAATTACTCTTCAACTATAGCCCTTATCGGAGAATAAAAAATTTCGGATTTCAACTTAGAGCTGAAATATCAAAGCCATCTTTCCTTTCAAGCGACTTCGATTTTGAGCAATACTTTGCGGCCTTTTTATGGCGAACGGTAACACTCCCATTATGGCGATTAGATGTTCGTGTTCAAGGGGGATATTCTCGTGGAAATGTTCCTCCACAACGATTTTTTAGTTTAGAATCTGCCCTAAATGGAACTGGAAACACAGGTCTTTATCGGGCAATGAACATTAAAGAGTTTTATGGAGACCGATTCATGATGATGACGGTAGAGCATAATTTTGGTGAGGTTGTTCCGGGTCTTTTAAGAATTCCGAATGTCGCGTCCTTTGGCTTGGAATTTATTTTAACAGGAGGGCTCGGCTGGTCGGAGTTTTCATCGAATACGAGAAATTTTACGCAAACTTCCCTGCCTGCTACGGTTAGTACAGATGATCGTTGGTATTATGAAGTAGGGTTCGGGATTTCACGAATCCTCCTTTTTCTTCGATTTGATGTCTCTGCAAGAATATCACAAAGACAAACCCCTGAGTTTTTCTTTGTCTTATCTACCCTTGGACTTTAA
- a CDS encoding SET domain-containing protein-lysine N-methyltransferase, which produces MSLESNLYTDPKLVNPDYIEVKESPIHGKGIFSLRTFNTGEMVMIISGEMINADECMRRENEEDNVYIFYNGDDCFIDTANSGKIRFINHSCKPNCKVLDRSESTLILEAQREIAIGEEITINYDYEEIFESCRIHNPHCLNENCEAFLNHHKEK; this is translated from the coding sequence ATGTCTCTCGAAAGCAATTTATATACTGACCCAAAGCTTGTAAACCCTGATTACATCGAAGTAAAGGAGTCTCCCATTCACGGAAAAGGGATTTTTTCTTTAAGAACATTTAATACTGGTGAAATGGTCATGATTATCAGTGGCGAAATGATTAATGCTGATGAATGTATGAGGAGAGAAAATGAAGAAGATAATGTTTATATCTTCTATAACGGAGATGATTGCTTTATCGATACCGCAAACTCTGGAAAAATCAGATTTATCAACCATTCTTGTAAACCGAATTGCAAAGTGCTAGACCGAAGTGAATCAACATTGATTTTAGAAGCACAAAGGGAGATTGCGATAGGCGAGGAAATAACCATCAATTATGATTATGAAGAAATTTTCGAGAGTTGCCGTATTCATAACCCACATTGCTTAAATGAAAATTGTGAAGCTTTTCTAAACCACCATAAAGAAAAATAG
- a CDS encoding DUF3887 domain-containing protein, giving the protein MNNKFSMKHFAIFALLLTVSFSAVNANVRLSLAEKSQAFIESLFNNNLRKANSMLSTKSVFRDGTNLEEYRDAIAATFGDFQEVRDVEAKETEQGIVYTAKCVFNGGNAKAEIHFDRNGLIERFTFKSAN; this is encoded by the coding sequence ATGAATAATAAATTTTCAATGAAGCATTTTGCAATTTTTGCATTGTTGCTCACCGTTTCTTTCAGTGCTGTAAATGCTAATGTTAGACTTTCTCTCGCAGAAAAATCTCAAGCATTTATTGAGTCGCTTTTCAACAACAATCTTAGAAAAGCCAACAGCATGCTCTCCACAAAATCCGTTTTCCGTGACGGGACTAATCTAGAAGAATACCGAGATGCGATTGCTGCAACTTTCGGTGATTTCCAAGAGGTTCGTGATGTAGAAGCCAAAGAAACCGAACAAGGCATCGTTTACACAGCCAAATGTGTATTTAACGGTGGAAATGCGAAAGCAGAAATTCATTTCGATAGAAACGGCCTAATCGAACGCTTTACCTTCAAATCGGCTAATTAA